Proteins from a genomic interval of Clostridium sp. M62/1:
- the rpsU gene encoding 30S ribosomal protein S21 has translation MSNVIVKDNESLDSALRRFKRNCAKAGIQQEIRKREHYEKPSVRRKKKSEAARKRKYN, from the coding sequence ATGTCAAATGTAATCGTTAAAGATAACGAAAGCTTAGACAGCGCTTTACGCAGATTCAAAAGAAACTGTGCAAAGGCTGGCATTCAGCAGGAGATTCGCAAGAGAGAGCATTACGAGAAACCAAGCGTTAGACGTAAGAAGAAATCCGAAGCTGCTAGAAAACGCAAATACAATTAA
- a CDS encoding PhoH family protein has translation MAKGEERQKMSVMETIIDIPMEHERNVCGQFDVYLKKIERTLHVTMIARDGALKIIGPEHAIRQAKSVFNNLLELSRRGNAITEQNVDYALSLSFTENDDKILEIDKDIICRTINGKPVKPKTLGQKQYVDLIRKKMIVFGIGPAGTGKTYLAMAMAIQAFKNGEVNRIILTRPAIEAGERLGFLPGDLQSKIDPYLRPLYDALYQIMGAESYMHNSEKGLIEVAPLAYMRGRTLDNAFIILDEAQNTTPAQMKMFLTRIGFGSKVIVTGDQSQKDLPAGAASGLDTAIRVLKGIDDIGFCYLTSGDVVRHPLVQKIVEAYDAYEKKEQRADRQKEKEREKKSGRLTLNRGRLAEVKKGRKK, from the coding sequence ATGGCTAAAGGAGAAGAGAGACAGAAAATGAGTGTGATGGAAACCATTATCGATATCCCCATGGAGCATGAGCGGAATGTCTGCGGACAGTTTGACGTATACCTGAAAAAAATAGAGCGTACCCTCCATGTGACGATGATAGCCAGGGACGGAGCCCTGAAGATCATCGGGCCGGAGCACGCCATCCGGCAGGCAAAGAGCGTGTTTAACAACCTGCTGGAGCTTTCAAGGCGGGGGAATGCGATCACAGAGCAGAATGTAGACTATGCACTCTCTCTGTCCTTTACGGAGAATGATGATAAAATTCTGGAAATTGATAAGGATATTATCTGCCGTACGATCAACGGAAAACCCGTAAAGCCAAAAACCCTGGGGCAGAAGCAGTATGTGGACCTGATTCGGAAGAAGATGATCGTATTCGGCATCGGCCCTGCCGGAACGGGAAAGACGTATCTGGCCATGGCCATGGCGATCCAGGCCTTTAAAAACGGGGAGGTAAACCGGATCATCCTGACCCGCCCTGCCATCGAGGCGGGAGAGCGGCTGGGATTTCTGCCGGGGGATCTGCAGAGCAAGATCGACCCGTACCTGCGCCCCCTTTACGACGCCCTGTATCAGATTATGGGAGCGGAAAGCTACATGCACAATTCAGAAAAGGGGCTCATTGAGGTGGCTCCCTTAGCCTACATGAGAGGCCGCACCCTGGATAATGCCTTTATTATCCTGGATGAGGCACAGAACACGACGCCGGCTCAGATGAAAATGTTTCTGACCCGTATTGGCTTTGGTTCCAAGGTCATTGTGACGGGAGATCAGTCCCAGAAGGATCTTCCGGCCGGGGCCGCGTCAGGTCTTGACACAGCGATCCGCGTCCTGAAGGGGATTGACGATATCGGCTTCTGCTACCTGACCAGCGGTGACGTGGTGCGCCATCCTCTGGTGCAGAAGATTGTGGAGGCCTATGATGCCTATGAGAAAAAAGAGCAGAGGGCTGACCGCCAGAAGGAAAAAGAGCGGGAGAAAAAGTCCGGCCGTCTTACCTTAAACAGGGGCAGGCTTGCCGAAGTGAAAAAAGGCAGAAAAAAGTAG
- a CDS encoding transposase — protein sequence MSSIPQNYFVENDLIDCVQRFFSKHHVGRLLARCNGMKEKGVSSVSLLRYKLSNIFVGRSMYMQQRTGSFKEAFSKNTFYRFLNSSKTNWLRFTSLLAADIVNHDIRDLTDPERKNVFIIDDSLFNRTSCKKTELGSKVFDHTDMHFKKGFRMLTLSWSDGNTLIPVNSCLLASAKNTNIIGPVKDFDNRTLAGKRRALAQTKAPEAMMTLLNTALSAGLKADYVLFDSWFSNPAQVTAIHAKGMDVIAMIKKSSRIKYSYGGEQLNIKEIYSRNKKRRGRSKYLLSVDVMVGKANPIPAKIVCVRNKANRKDWLAFICTATTLSEEEIIRIYGKRWQIEVFFKTCKSMLNLVGECHSLSYDALTAHVAIVFTRYMLLAMEQRQNEDQRTLGELFFFLVDEMADITFNRSLCILMEALMASLQGIFKLSDEQLNAFTADFEARLPEYLRKALHLEAAAA from the coding sequence ATGTCCAGTATACCACAAAACTATTTCGTTGAGAACGACTTAATTGACTGTGTTCAGAGATTTTTTTCCAAACATCATGTTGGCAGGCTCCTTGCCAGATGTAATGGAATGAAGGAAAAAGGTGTTTCATCTGTTTCCCTGCTTCGTTATAAACTCAGCAACATTTTTGTCGGAAGAAGTATGTATATGCAGCAGCGGACTGGCTCTTTTAAGGAGGCGTTTTCCAAGAACACTTTCTACCGTTTCCTTAATTCTTCAAAAACAAACTGGCTTCGTTTTACTTCTCTTCTTGCAGCTGATATTGTCAATCATGACATTCGTGATCTGACAGATCCGGAAAGAAAAAATGTCTTTATCATTGATGACAGCCTTTTCAACCGTACCAGCTGTAAGAAAACGGAACTGGGATCAAAAGTTTTTGACCACACGGATATGCATTTCAAAAAGGGCTTCAGGATGCTTACTTTAAGCTGGAGTGATGGAAACACACTGATCCCTGTAAACAGCTGCCTGTTAGCGTCTGCAAAGAATACAAATATCATCGGCCCGGTAAAGGACTTTGACAACAGAACCCTTGCAGGAAAAAGACGTGCGCTAGCCCAAACAAAAGCACCAGAGGCAATGATGACTTTACTGAATACAGCCCTCAGTGCAGGGCTGAAAGCGGATTATGTCCTGTTTGATTCCTGGTTTTCCAATCCAGCACAGGTCACAGCCATCCATGCAAAAGGCATGGATGTGATTGCCATGATTAAGAAAAGTAGCCGGATCAAATATTCGTACGGTGGTGAACAGCTGAATATCAAAGAAATCTATTCCCGGAACAAAAAGCGCCGTGGCAGATCAAAGTATCTGCTTTCTGTTGATGTTATGGTAGGAAAGGCGAATCCAATTCCGGCGAAAATCGTATGCGTAAGGAACAAGGCAAACCGCAAGGACTGGCTTGCTTTTATCTGTACAGCTACAACACTTTCCGAGGAAGAGATTATCCGTATTTATGGAAAGCGCTGGCAGATCGAGGTCTTTTTCAAAACCTGCAAATCCATGCTGAATCTGGTTGGAGAATGCCACAGTTTATCTTATGATGCACTGACAGCCCATGTGGCGATCGTGTTTACCCGATATATGTTACTTGCAATGGAGCAGCGCCAAAATGAAGATCAGAGAACGCTTGGTGAACTGTTCTTCTTCCTTGTTGATGAAATGGCAGACATTACTTTCAACAGGTCACTTTGCATCCTGATGGAAGCCTTGATGGCAAGTCTTCAGGGAATCTTTAAACTAAGCGATGAGCAACTGAATGCTTTTACCGCTGATTTTGAAGCAAGATTGCCGGAATATCTGAGAAAAGCACTCCATTTGGAAGCTGCAGCGGCATAA
- a CDS encoding YabP/YqfC family sporulation protein, protein MFDRQKRAVVSALSLPEDVMLGDMLLTFTGSRGALVENYRSIILYTDTVLKLQGKNGRLTIEGKRLRITYFDREQLLLSGAIRSAVFEPL, encoded by the coding sequence TTGTTTGACAGGCAGAAACGGGCTGTGGTGTCGGCGCTGAGCCTGCCGGAGGATGTCATGCTCGGCGACATGCTTCTGACCTTTACAGGCAGCAGAGGCGCTCTGGTAGAGAACTACAGGAGCATTATTCTGTATACAGATACGGTACTGAAGCTCCAGGGGAAAAACGGCCGCCTCACCATAGAGGGAAAGCGCCTTCGGATTACCTACTTTGACAGGGAGCAGCTTCTTCTGTCCGGGGCGATCCGGTCGGCAGTATTTGAACCGCTGTAA
- the rnhA gene encoding ribonuclease HI, which translates to MKVEIYTDGAARGNPDGPGGFGTVLHYTDTRGQLHVKELSAGYRRTTNNRMELMAAIAGLEALNRPCQVELYSDSKYLVDAFNQHWIDGWIKKGWKRGKNEPVKNVDLWKRLLAAASPHKITFIWVKGHNGHPENERCDFLATSAADGENLLTDPGVL; encoded by the coding sequence GTGAAAGTGGAAATTTACACAGATGGAGCCGCCAGGGGAAACCCGGACGGGCCAGGCGGTTTTGGAACCGTCCTTCACTATACAGACACCAGGGGACAGCTCCACGTGAAGGAACTGTCGGCAGGGTACAGGCGGACAACCAACAACCGTATGGAACTGATGGCGGCTATAGCCGGGCTGGAAGCGCTGAACCGTCCCTGCCAGGTGGAGCTTTATTCAGACTCAAAATACCTGGTGGACGCTTTTAACCAGCACTGGATTGACGGATGGATAAAGAAAGGCTGGAAGAGGGGAAAAAACGAACCGGTTAAAAATGTAGATCTCTGGAAGCGCCTCCTGGCTGCAGCCAGTCCCCATAAGATCACATTTATCTGGGTAAAAGGGCACAACGGGCACCCGGAAAATGAAAGGTGTGACTTCCTTGCAACCTCTGCTGCAGACGGGGAAAACCTTCTGACAGATCCAGGGGTATTATAG
- the ybeY gene encoding rRNA maturation RNase YbeY has protein sequence MTIQIEYEAEKKLNLPYETIIREVVLAALDYEACPYEAEVNVLLTDDEEIHRINREFRGIDRATDVLSFPMADYEQPAEFEKLEERPEDYFNPETGELLLGDIVISVDKVEEQAEKYGHSEARELAFLTAHSMLHLFGYDHMEEEERLVMEKKQEAILSLKGYTR, from the coding sequence ATGACGATTCAAATTGAGTACGAGGCAGAGAAAAAGCTGAACCTGCCATATGAGACGATTATCAGGGAGGTTGTGCTTGCCGCGCTGGACTATGAGGCCTGTCCCTATGAGGCGGAGGTCAATGTGCTCCTGACAGATGATGAGGAGATTCACCGGATCAACCGGGAGTTCAGGGGCATCGACCGGGCCACGGATGTGCTGTCGTTTCCCATGGCTGACTATGAACAGCCGGCAGAGTTTGAGAAGCTGGAAGAACGGCCGGAGGATTACTTCAACCCGGAAACGGGAGAGCTGCTTTTAGGCGATATTGTCATCTCAGTAGATAAGGTGGAGGAGCAGGCAGAAAAATACGGCCACTCAGAGGCCAGGGAGCTGGCCTTCCTGACTGCCCACAGCATGCTGCACCTGTTCGGGTATGATCACATGGAGGAGGAAGAGCGCCTGGTGATGGAGAAGAAGCAGGAAGCGATCCTCAGCCTTAAAGGCTACACGAGATAG
- a CDS encoding sporulation protein YqfD: MNAWRHYREGAVKVRLQGLSPERFFNLCGQGEVEIWKISCAGAEYEFYMTVRGFFSCRPFVRKSGVRLKILEKTGLPFFLYRNRKRGLWALGFLLFFLLLYLLSLFVWEIDFQGNLRHSDNELMHYLETEEIRCGMRKKQVDCEWLEGQIRNNFPDITWVSARVEGTRLYIHVKENQVVLTVPKKDETPCDLVADAGGEILSMVVRSGTPAARPGDVVEPGQVLVSGRLSITDDSGQVVSERMVRSDADIILRRERTEEKEISLWHKKRIFTGRQRRGLFVQAFGKDFTLLMPDFEEREWSYTAQTFQARIGKNFYLPFFGGTIRADEQVSYWTKYTEEELSAMAEEYRRETEAKLIEKGVQIIENNVTILDNDSACLFRLEMITEEPAGSPAPIETGMEQEQPSEGES; this comes from the coding sequence ATGAATGCGTGGAGGCATTACCGGGAAGGGGCGGTGAAGGTGAGGCTGCAGGGGCTTTCGCCGGAGCGCTTTTTTAACCTCTGCGGCCAGGGAGAGGTGGAGATCTGGAAGATTTCATGCGCTGGCGCGGAATATGAATTTTATATGACTGTCAGGGGATTTTTCTCCTGCCGCCCCTTTGTGAGGAAGTCCGGTGTGAGGCTTAAAATCCTTGAAAAAACGGGACTTCCCTTTTTTTTATACAGAAACAGGAAAAGAGGGCTGTGGGCCCTTGGCTTTCTATTGTTTTTTCTGCTTCTCTATCTCCTCTCCCTGTTTGTGTGGGAGATTGATTTCCAGGGAAATCTGCGCCACTCGGACAATGAGCTGATGCACTATCTGGAAACAGAGGAGATCCGCTGCGGAATGCGAAAAAAACAGGTGGACTGCGAGTGGCTGGAAGGCCAGATTCGGAACAATTTTCCCGACATTACCTGGGTTTCTGCCCGGGTGGAGGGGACCAGGCTCTACATCCATGTGAAGGAAAACCAGGTGGTGCTGACGGTTCCAAAAAAAGATGAAACGCCCTGCGATCTGGTGGCAGATGCAGGGGGAGAGATTCTTTCCATGGTAGTGAGAAGCGGGACGCCTGCGGCAAGGCCCGGCGACGTGGTGGAACCGGGGCAGGTGCTTGTGAGCGGCAGGCTGTCCATCACCGACGACTCCGGACAGGTGGTATCGGAGCGGATGGTGCGGTCAGACGCTGATATTATTCTGAGAAGAGAGAGGACAGAGGAGAAGGAGATCTCCCTGTGGCATAAAAAACGGATATTTACCGGCAGACAGAGAAGGGGGCTGTTTGTCCAGGCGTTTGGGAAGGATTTTACGCTTCTGATGCCGGATTTTGAGGAGAGGGAATGGAGCTATACCGCCCAGACCTTTCAGGCCAGGATCGGGAAGAATTTTTACCTGCCGTTTTTTGGCGGGACGATCAGGGCAGATGAGCAGGTCAGCTACTGGACAAAATATACGGAGGAAGAGCTCTCGGCTATGGCCGAGGAATACAGGAGGGAGACGGAGGCAAAATTAATAGAAAAGGGGGTACAAATTATTGAAAATAATGTTACAATACTAGATAATGATTCAGCCTGTCTGTTTCGCCTGGAAATGATCACGGAGGAACCGGCAGGCAGTCCCGCGCCGATTGAGACGGGAATGGAGCAGGAGCAGCCCTCAGAAGGGGAGTCTTAA
- a CDS encoding lysozyme inhibitor LprI family protein — MKNREFIITVLLICAFGFFVTFHVRRFVSGGEETGQPGEYTAQEYTAEEFEVQKEGAEAEADPAENSLPPAGRAADEADGPDTSSTASYSDGIGPAKAQNSAPEPEAAGTKGKEQTGDKTGKDTQAAKNSEISGTSGEQAQAGGETGKNTSEKGNSKSALNNGAAPYKEESGKAPESGLSAGTLQTENPLAGKVQENEKKDSSAQTELPGKNQKTEASSKGQTGQTEAGPGSTPFSLQADNSQSRGKESSAGGAASDKADARLRSVPKAAALSGREGTEAAAQPGGQTEAAGSASRNADGTASDTKAASEGTKEEMTEQDYRQELADIEVLVEQLKNSRADTSTWSYLNMADYELKLWDDELNVIYKDIMSRLDTEEAEKLKKEERTWIRQKDEDARKAASRYKGGTLEGLEHTASLAKSTRERAYALLDSYGSCLPQEETQ; from the coding sequence TTGAAAAATAGAGAATTTATCATTACCGTCCTTTTGATCTGCGCGTTCGGCTTTTTTGTAACCTTCCATGTGAGACGATTTGTATCCGGAGGAGAAGAGACCGGACAGCCTGGTGAGTATACAGCCCAGGAATACACCGCTGAAGAGTTTGAGGTACAGAAAGAAGGGGCTGAGGCAGAAGCAGATCCTGCAGAAAACAGCCTGCCGCCGGCAGGAAGGGCTGCAGACGAGGCAGACGGCCCGGATACTTCTTCCACTGCATCTTACTCTGACGGAATAGGGCCGGCGAAAGCACAGAACAGCGCCCCGGAGCCAGAGGCTGCCGGAACTAAAGGAAAAGAGCAGACAGGAGATAAGACAGGAAAGGATACTCAAGCTGCCAAGAATAGCGAGATTTCCGGGACTTCCGGTGAGCAGGCCCAAGCAGGAGGAGAGACTGGGAAAAACACATCAGAAAAAGGAAACTCAAAGTCCGCGTTAAATAACGGTGCAGCGCCATATAAAGAGGAATCCGGGAAGGCGCCGGAGAGCGGCTTATCTGCCGGGACACTTCAGACAGAGAACCCTTTGGCAGGCAAAGTTCAGGAGAATGAAAAGAAAGATAGCTCCGCACAGACGGAGCTACCCGGAAAAAATCAAAAGACAGAAGCTTCTTCAAAGGGACAGACGGGACAGACAGAGGCAGGCCCCGGGAGCACCCCTTTTTCCCTTCAGGCCGATAACAGTCAGTCCAGGGGGAAGGAGAGCTCTGCCGGAGGAGCAGCTTCGGATAAGGCTGACGCCAGGCTTCGATCCGTACCCAAAGCCGCAGCGCTTTCGGGGAGAGAAGGGACGGAGGCAGCAGCTCAGCCGGGAGGACAGACAGAAGCAGCCGGCTCAGCATCCCGAAATGCAGATGGCACTGCCTCAGATACAAAGGCAGCCTCCGAGGGAACAAAGGAGGAGATGACAGAACAGGACTACCGCCAGGAATTAGCAGATATTGAGGTACTGGTGGAGCAGCTGAAAAATTCCAGAGCAGATACGAGCACATGGTCATACCTGAATATGGCGGATTATGAGCTGAAGCTCTGGGATGATGAACTGAATGTGATCTATAAGGATATTATGAGCCGTCTCGATACCGAGGAGGCGGAGAAACTGAAAAAGGAAGAGAGGACATGGATTCGGCAGAAAGATGAGGATGCCAGAAAGGCGGCTTCCCGGTATAAGGGAGGAACCCTGGAGGGATTGGAGCACACGGCATCTCTTGCCAAATCTACCAGGGAGAGAGCCTATGCTCTTTTAGACTCCTATGGAAGCTGTCTCCCCCAGGAGGAGACGCAGTGA
- a CDS encoding MBL fold metallo-hydrolase RNA specificity domain-containing protein, whose product MRLTFIGADHEVTGSCHYLEACGLNILIDCGMEQGSNKYQNQELPVSYADIDYVLVTHSHIDHVGMLPFIFARGFSGQIMASRATCDLCNIMLKDCAHIQESEAEWKNRKAKRAGRPQEPPLYTMNDAEGVLKHFVPCEYNEIIRLSEGVEIRFTDAGHLLGSAFIEVWLTEDGCSKKIVFSGDIGNMNKPLIRNPQYIAQADYVVMESTYGDRLHRHSAEHIEEFARVIQETLDRGGNVVIPAFAVGRTQEVLYYIRRIKEEGLVTGHGDFDVYVDSPLAVEATQVFKKNMLDCYNEETKALVKKGINPIAFKGLKLSVSSQESIAINFDDKPKVIISAAGMCDAGRIRHHLKHNLWRPECTILFAGYQAVGTLGRSIIEGKKEVKLFGETIDVEAHIEKIEGISGHADQKGLLTFINSFMEKPKQVFVVHGDDEVCTHFAEKLEKEYGLNAFAPFSGTVYNLAEGKFETITEGVPIRREEERETSKRAAGVFGRLLAAVDRLRRVVMDNEGGANKDLAKFADQINSLCDKWDR is encoded by the coding sequence ATGAGACTGACATTTATCGGAGCCGATCATGAAGTTACAGGGAGCTGCCATTATCTGGAGGCCTGCGGGCTGAATATTCTCATTGACTGCGGAATGGAGCAGGGCTCCAACAAGTACCAGAATCAGGAACTGCCAGTCAGCTATGCGGATATTGATTACGTGCTTGTAACGCATTCCCACATTGACCATGTGGGAATGCTGCCGTTTATCTTTGCGAGAGGTTTCTCGGGCCAGATTATGGCTTCTCGTGCTACCTGCGATCTGTGCAATATTATGCTGAAGGACTGCGCCCATATCCAGGAGTCAGAGGCAGAGTGGAAGAACAGGAAGGCAAAGAGGGCCGGCCGTCCTCAGGAGCCGCCTCTCTACACGATGAATGATGCAGAGGGAGTTCTGAAGCACTTTGTGCCCTGCGAGTACAATGAGATTATAAGACTTTCGGAGGGGGTGGAGATCCGGTTTACGGATGCAGGCCACCTGCTGGGCTCTGCATTTATTGAGGTGTGGCTGACGGAAGACGGATGCTCCAAAAAGATTGTATTTTCCGGCGACATCGGAAATATGAACAAGCCTCTGATCCGCAATCCTCAATACATTGCCCAGGCAGATTATGTGGTGATGGAGAGCACCTACGGGGACAGGCTCCACCGCCATTCGGCTGAGCATATCGAGGAATTTGCCAGGGTGATTCAGGAGACTCTGGACCGGGGAGGAAATGTGGTAATCCCTGCCTTCGCTGTGGGGCGTACCCAGGAGGTGCTCTACTATATCAGGAGGATCAAGGAGGAGGGACTGGTGACAGGACACGGCGATTTTGACGTGTACGTGGACAGCCCTCTGGCTGTGGAAGCTACCCAGGTGTTCAAGAAAAATATGCTGGACTGCTACAATGAGGAGACAAAAGCTCTTGTGAAAAAGGGGATCAATCCCATTGCTTTTAAGGGTCTTAAGCTGTCTGTCAGCAGCCAGGAGTCCATCGCCATCAACTTTGACGATAAGCCCAAGGTTATCATCTCTGCTGCCGGCATGTGCGATGCCGGGCGAATCCGCCACCATCTGAAGCACAACCTCTGGAGGCCGGAATGTACGATCCTGTTTGCCGGCTACCAGGCAGTGGGAACTCTGGGGCGCAGCATTATTGAAGGGAAAAAGGAGGTTAAACTGTTCGGCGAAACCATTGACGTGGAGGCCCATATTGAGAAGATTGAGGGTATCAGCGGGCACGCGGATCAGAAAGGCCTTCTTACATTTATCAACAGTTTTATGGAGAAGCCGAAACAGGTATTTGTGGTTCACGGCGATGATGAGGTCTGCACTCACTTTGCCGAGAAGCTGGAAAAAGAGTACGGGCTCAATGCCTTCGCCCCGTTCAGCGGAACGGTCTATAATCTGGCTGAAGGAAAATTTGAGACAATCACAGAGGGTGTTCCGATCCGCAGGGAGGAGGAGAGAGAGACATCCAAGAGAGCGGCCGGTGTATTCGGAAGACTTCTGGCTGCTGTGGATCGCCTCCGCCGTGTTGTCATGGACAATGAGGGCGGGGCAAATAAGGATCTGGCAAAATTTGCAGATCAGATCAATTCCCTCTGCGACAAGTGGGATCGCTAG
- the alaS gene encoding alanine--tRNA ligase, which yields MFLEFFESKGHLAMKSFSLVPHNDNSLLLINSGMAPLKPYFTGQEIPPRKRVTTCQKCIRTGDIENIGKTARHGTFFEMLGNFSFGDYFKTEAIHWSWEFLTEVVGLDPDRLYPSVYQDDDEAFDIWNKEMGIPAERIFRFGKEDNFWEHGAGPCGPCSEIYYDRGEKYGCGKPGCTVGCDCDRYIEVWNNVFTQFDNDGHGHYTELEHKNIDTGMGLERLAVIVQDVDSLFTIDTNKALLDRVCALAGKEYQKDHETDVSLRIVTDHIKSCTFMISDGIMPSNEGRGYVLRRLLRRAARHGRKLGIEGKFLAELSRTVIELSKDGYPELDEKKAMIFKVLTEEEDKFNKTIDQGLSILNEMESEMAKKGEKVLSGENAFKLYDTYGFPVDLTKEILEERDLSVDEEGFAACMKKQKDAARAARKTTNYMGADVTVYQSIDPAVTTEFVGYDRLVHESEITVLTTEDELVEALTDGQNGTIIVKETPFYATMGGQQADIGVISTENGTFEVKDTIKLQGGKVGHVGTVTKGMFKVGDQVTLTVNKENRELTARNHSATHLLHKALRTVLGTHVEQAGSLVTKDRLRFDFTHFSAMTPDEIAAVEKMVNDEIAASLPVVTDIMSLEEAKKTGAMALFGEKYGESVRVVRMGDFSTELCGGTHVPNTSTISAFKIVSEAGIAAGVRRIEALTSTGLMDYYHEMEQELHEAAKLVKSTPAALHDKLQAMLDELKALHSENEKLKSRLANDSLGDVLNQVKEINGVKLLAVRVDGVDMNGLRNLGDQLKEKLGEGMVVIASVQDGKVNLMASATEGAQKKGAHAGNLIKAIASLVGGGGGGRPNMAQAGGKNPAGVEDALRKAEEVIAEQVK from the coding sequence ATGTTCCTGGAATTCTTTGAGAGCAAGGGACATCTGGCGATGAAGAGCTTTTCTCTGGTTCCGCATAATGATAACAGCTTGCTGCTCATCAATTCCGGTATGGCGCCCCTTAAGCCATACTTTACAGGCCAGGAAATTCCGCCGAGAAAACGTGTGACGACATGTCAGAAATGCATCCGCACAGGAGATATTGAGAATATCGGAAAGACAGCCCGCCACGGCACGTTTTTCGAGATGCTCGGAAACTTCTCCTTCGGAGATTACTTTAAGACAGAGGCGATTCACTGGTCCTGGGAATTCCTGACAGAGGTTGTAGGACTGGATCCTGACCGCCTCTACCCATCTGTATACCAGGATGACGATGAGGCCTTCGATATCTGGAACAAGGAGATGGGAATTCCGGCAGAGCGCATTTTCCGCTTCGGCAAGGAGGACAACTTCTGGGAGCACGGCGCAGGCCCCTGTGGTCCATGTTCTGAGATCTATTACGACCGCGGCGAGAAATACGGCTGCGGAAAGCCGGGATGTACCGTAGGATGCGACTGTGACCGCTACATCGAGGTGTGGAACAACGTATTCACCCAGTTTGACAATGACGGCCATGGCCATTACACAGAGCTGGAGCACAAGAATATCGATACCGGAATGGGCCTGGAGCGTCTGGCAGTTATCGTTCAGGACGTGGACTCCCTGTTTACGATTGATACAAACAAGGCTCTCCTTGACCGCGTCTGCGCCCTGGCAGGAAAGGAGTATCAGAAGGATCACGAGACAGATGTGTCTCTGAGAATCGTGACGGATCATATCAAGTCCTGCACCTTCATGATCTCCGACGGAATCATGCCTTCCAACGAGGGACGGGGCTATGTACTCAGAAGGCTGTTAAGACGTGCGGCCCGTCACGGAAGAAAGTTAGGAATCGAGGGCAAGTTCCTGGCAGAGCTTTCCAGAACCGTCATCGAGCTTTCCAAGGACGGATACCCGGAGCTGGATGAAAAAAAGGCTATGATCTTCAAAGTCCTTACTGAGGAGGAAGATAAGTTCAACAAGACCATCGACCAGGGACTCTCCATTTTAAATGAGATGGAGTCTGAGATGGCAAAGAAGGGCGAGAAAGTACTCTCCGGCGAGAACGCGTTCAAGCTCTATGACACCTACGGCTTCCCGGTGGATCTGACCAAGGAGATTCTGGAGGAGAGAGACCTCTCCGTAGACGAGGAGGGCTTTGCTGCCTGCATGAAGAAGCAGAAGGATGCGGCCAGGGCAGCCAGAAAGACCACAAACTATATGGGAGCAGACGTGACGGTTTACCAGTCCATCGATCCGGCTGTCACCACAGAGTTTGTGGGGTACGACAGGCTGGTGCATGAGTCTGAGATCACCGTACTCACCACGGAGGACGAGCTGGTGGAGGCTCTGACGGACGGACAGAACGGAACGATTATTGTGAAGGAAACCCCCTTCTACGCCACCATGGGCGGACAGCAGGCAGATATCGGCGTGATCTCCACAGAGAACGGCACCTTTGAGGTAAAGGATACAATCAAGCTCCAGGGAGGCAAGGTAGGCCATGTGGGAACTGTCACAAAGGGAATGTTCAAGGTAGGCGATCAGGTGACGCTCACCGTGAATAAGGAGAACAGAGAGCTCACGGCCAGAAACCACTCTGCCACACACCTGCTTCACAAGGCCCTGCGCACGGTTCTCGGCACTCACGTAGAGCAGGCGGGCTCCCTTGTGACAAAAGACAGACTCCGTTTTGACTTTACCCATTTCTCCGCTATGACTCCTGATGAGATTGCGGCAGTTGAAAAAATGGTAAATGATGAGATTGCGGCTTCCCTTCCGGTTGTAACGGATATTATGAGCCTTGAGGAAGCGAAAAAGACAGGGGCTATGGCGCTGTTCGGAGAAAAGTACGGCGAGAGTGTGCGCGTGGTAAGGATGGGAGACTTCTCCACCGAGCTGTGCGGCGGAACTCATGTGCCGAACACCAGCACAATCTCTGCATTCAAGATCGTATCCGAGGCGGGGATTGCAGCCGGCGTAAGGCGTATTGAGGCGCTGACCAGCACAGGGCTTATGGATTACTATCATGAGATGGAGCAGGAGCTTCACGAGGCTGCCAAGCTTGTGAAGAGCACACCGGCCGCCCTTCACGACAAGCTGCAGGCGATGCTCGATGAGCTGAAGGCCCTTCACTCTGAGAACGAGAAGTTAAAGAGCAGGCTGGCCAATGACTCCCTCGGCGACGTTTTAAACCAGGTAAAGGAGATAAACGGCGTGAAGCTCCTGGCAGTCAGGGTGGACGGCGTTGACATGAACGGTCTGAGAAACCTGGGCGATCAGCTCAAGGAGAAGCTGGGCGAGGGCATGGTTGTCATTGCCTCCGTCCAGGACGGAAAGGTGAACCTGATGGCCTCCGCTACGGAGGGAGCCCAGAAGAAGGGCGCTCATGCAGGAAACCTGATCAAAGCCATCGCTTCTCTGGTGGGCGGCGGTGGCGGCGGACGCCCCAACATGGCTCAGGCCGGCGGAAAGAACCCGGCCGGCGTGGAGGATGCCCTCAGAAAGGCTGAGGAGGTAATCGCAGAGCAGGTGAAATAG